Sequence from the Gloeocapsopsis dulcis genome:
AACGGCAACGCGATGGGAATACTACCTGTAATTTCTACTGGCTGCGTCTGTGCCACTAGTACCGTACTGCCAAAATTCAACCGTGCATCGTTATAGCTAAAGCTCAACTGAGCATTCTCAATCGGTTGCTGATTCACGCTTCCCTCAACTAGCGCTACCTCTCCTATAGCTATGGGATTTTCTAAACTACCTGCAAGAGTAACAAGGGCATTCAAATTACCTGCCACCTGCACGGGTAATTGTGGGGGTAGAAAAGGTTCTATGAGTGATACTGGTAGCGCTTCAACTCGCACTTGTCCCGATAGTTGCTCTTGAGTTAACGTTCCTGTCAAGGCGATGAGTCCCTCACCGAAATCAACTCGTAGCGGTAGCAGGGTCAAGACACCACTATCGTAAGTTCCTTGAGCAATAACTTCGTCAATCGTCGTGTAGTTGTCCCATACCCAGTCCTGACCAAAAAGATCAAAGCTGACGTTGAATGCTGGCTGTGTTCCTGCAGGTAATGCACCGCTCACCGCAATCTTACCGCTGAGAGTGCCGTCTAATTCTGCTAGGGTTGGTAGCGGCGCTGCTTCCCGTTGTTGGCGCTGTTGTGCCAGCAAAGCTTCAATTTCCGAAAACCGTCGCAGTTGAGTGAGTAAAGATCTTTCTGGTAAACCCACAGATACAGTTTGTAATGCCTCTGCTCCAGGTATAACTTCAGATATCAATCCACCTGCAAAGTCTTCAAAACCAAAGATACTCAGTGCCTGTAAGACATTTTCAATTCTGGCTTGGTCAAAGTCAATTTGAAATTGAAATTGCCTGTCGTCCTCTGGTTGTAAATCTCCACTCAAGGAAATGCGACTTTCGCCTTGCAGCAATTCTCCCTCAGTTAAAGAGAAAGCACCAGCATCATAACGGATGCGCCCGCGAAATACATTAGCTGCCAGCCGACCTACTCTCGGTCGAGCAATTTCCAAATTTCCTACTACTGTAGACTCGGTTATATTCTGGGCTAGGTCAATGACTAACTTGCCAGATAGATCTCCAGCAATTGTGCCTAGATTATGCAAGCGAACGCCTGGCATCATGTTTTGCAGCACAGCCACAGGAAAGTCTTGGACATTGACAACTAAGTTTTCGCCTTGAGTTGTACCAGTTGCTAACGCTCGATCGCGGCGGACAAAGAATGAAATCGGGCGATTATTCTCATCCAAGGTAAAAGCAATTCTATTTTCTTGACCGCTGACTTCTAGTTGAGTCCGTTGCCCAGCCTGATAATTTAATCTGCCAGTTAATACCGGATCGAAGGCTAAACCATTTACTCTCAAGTTTTGCAAACCAAGATTTCCTACTGCATTAGGGGCATCAGGAGTACTTGTAACTTTTCCTGTAAAATCCGCTTGCCCTGCTAGCGCCACATTACTGGTTTGTCAAGCTTTAATTGAGGGGTAGAGTCGATGCAGTTTGACCCGTGCATCGGCGGTGTTGAAGCGCCAATTAATCCAAGTCTGCTCATGATTGCGTTGCTCTTGCCAGGCAGCTACCTCAGTTTGCAACACGGCAAACTCTGGAATACGTCGATTCAAGCATTGACGTGCCAAAATGCTCAATTCTATCTCTGCCATATTCAGCCAACTGCCATGCTTAGGAGTGTGACAAAACTCTAGGCGATTGAGAATACGCCGTGCCTCAGCAGGCTCAAACGCTTTGTACAAGGAGGAGGGAGAATGGGTATTAAGATTATCTTGCACCACTGTAATCAACAAGGCATCAGGATAATGGATATCTACTAAATCCCTGAGCAGATAAGCATAATCCACTGCTGTTCGACGTTTAGTAACTTTTAAATGTCGCCATCCTACTATCGGTTCACAAAGTATGAATAGATTCGCTGTACCGTTGCGTTCATACTTGTAATCCTGCCGCATGGGTTGTCTTTGTTTTACGGCAACTGGTTCAACAGTTTCTTTAACAAGTTGTTTGCTGGCTTCATCGAGACAGACAACGGGAAAGTCAGGATGATAACATTGTTGATACACTTGTAGCACTGACTCCATCTGGCAAACAAACTCAGCATTTTGTTCAGGAGGAATCACCCAGCACTCCTGTCTCCAAGGCTGAAGTTCGTTTTTTTAAGTGCTTGCCTCACCGTTTCATGACTTACTGACTCGACATAACCCAATTGCACCATTTGGTCCGCTAGTAGCCGCATTGTCCATCGGGCGCGACCGTTTGGAGCATCACTGCACACTAACGCAACTAAATGTGCTTCTTGTTCGCCATTTAAGCAGCGTTGCTTGCGGCCTCCACCTGGTTGCCGCACCAAGGAAGCTTTTAGACCGAACTCAACAAAGCGACGGCGCACCCGCTCTACCGTTGTCACTCCTACATCCAATGCTGCTGCTATGTCCTTGTCATGCCAACTACCCCCTCGCTGATTGCTATCTGCTTTGAGTAGGATACGAGCGCGGGTGATCTGGTCAGCAGCATGTCGTCCTGTGGTGCTGAACTGCTCAAGTTCAGCACGTTCTTCAACACTCAGGTCAACGATGTATTTCTTTACCATTGCAACTGCGGGAAATGCGTCATTCTTCATTTTACCCGCTTACCCATTAGTTATTCCCTGACAAAACATTACCAGGTAGATTCAATCTGAGGTCTTGCAAGTCATAATCTCGCGCCTGCACGTCTAAGTTGAACCCAGCAATTTGGGGTGCTTCCTTCTGTGGTAAGCGCACGGCAACGGTTCCACTCGCGTTAAATCCTGGTGCAGTTGCTTTTTGAACGATAATTTGCTCGCCATTCCACCTAATTTGAGCTGTCAGGGGTTGCTCGATGAGTGCTAAACCTTGAGAAAAGCGCACTTGTCCTTGAGCTTGAATGTCGGATAGTTGAAATGAGTTTCCTGACACGCGCAGGTTATTGGCACTCAATTGTCCCCGTAACTGAGGGGAAAAGGAGTTGAGTTGCACCCCACTAGTATTAACAACCGCTTGAAACTGGCGATTTCTATTAATCTGACCGTTTGCTGTCACCGTACCACCTGCGACTTGAAACACAGCATCTCGGATCAGCGTTCCCTCGTTGGTAACGACGACTTCCGCCGTACCAGGGTATGTAGCTTCAGGTGCTTGTAATTGGGCTACAGTACGGATATTGCCAGGAGAACCAGAAATCTGAGCTGTAGCTGAGACATCGCCAATCTCAATTGGGGGAGAAGTACCGTAAAGCTTGGCTACAGCATTTCCTGGTACATTTTGACCCTGGAAATTAAATGCTACTTTGGGTTGAGTTCCTAGCTGAATTTGACCCTTACCTGTAATTTGCCCGCCTACGGTTGGGGTTGCTCGAATATTGGCAAAGGTAATTTCTGGTGTTCCTCCAGCTGTTGTCAACCGAAAGCGACCACTAATATCTTTAAATGGAATGCGGTCGATCTGTGCAGTTTTAATTGTGCTCGCAGTTCCGCTCAGGATTGGTTTGGCGATCGCATCTTGTAACTGAATATCTGCTGTGATATTGCCTGCTGTAGGAAAGGGAGACTTAACATTCAGCGTGTTTAGCAGATTATTGACGCTAACTGCTTTCACCTTACCTGATAAGTTATAACCTTTCTGTGTATTCAGCGTCCCGCCGATTTGAACTGGAATTTTGCCATAGTGGGTCGTCACATTTTTGAGGGCAATCGTCCGATCCTGCTGAAATAACAGTTTCCTTTGGGTATTAGTAAATAGATTGGGAACGTTTTCAATCTTGGCAGTGACATTATTCAGGCTAGCTGTCCCTGCGATCGCAGGTTGTCCTTCGGGTTGTAACTGCACTCTTAAGTCACCATCGACTCGACCTGCTTGTAAATTAATGGGTAAATCTATTAATCGACTAATATCGGCTGCGAGTAAATTTTGTGCTTGAATATTGAGAGTTGTTTGTTGCAATGCTGCAGGGCGTGTCTCTCCGGCGATCGCAAGTTTGCCTCCTGTGTTTGGTTGACCAGTTAGCTCGAACTTAATTCGCTGATTTTCTTCTAAGAAGCGGGCAACTCCACTAACGTCTGCGATCGCCACTGCACCTTTAGGTCTACCTGGTTCAGGATTTGGCACTAAGACAATATCAGCATCTCGCACTCGAATCGTTTCTAGATCAGTTTGAATGAAACCAGCACCACCTTCTGGAGTCTTGATTTGGGTTGAAACCCACTGTCCATTTTTTGCCTGTTCTATGTATATATCCGGTTGGTCTAATGTAATATTTAATTCCAGTCTCCGGTTGAATAGGAGTGGCAAAGGATCGAAATGAACTTCTACCGCATCTGCAGTCAGTCGATCTGGATCGGTAGGAGTTGCTGGGAGCGATGCGGAGCTAAATCGCAGGCTATTGAGTGACAATCTCTCTACTAGCCCTATATCTACAGGTCTTCCGAGTATTTGCTCCAGATTCCTTTCAACTAGTGGTACTAACCTTTGGTTGATAAAGATCCATCCCCACGACACGCCTCCCACAAATGCTAAAAGTAGAAGTGCTCCTATAGCAATACTGCTACGACCGAGTAGCAACCACAAACGCTGATGAGAATCTGGTTCTGGTGGGCGATCGGGGAAGTGCGTCATTTTCTACCTTAACGGGGCTGGAGCAGAACGTTATGCTCTACCAGTGTTGCAATTCACTGCCTCACGACTTGAGTTGTCTGAGCAACAATTGCAGGCTGATTCTGGATATATACTTCATATGTGGTAGTACTAGCCTCGCGACCTGCTGAGTCGGAGTCAGTACCAGTACAAGCAGGAAGCACTAAAGCAAACAGTGTAAGGGCGATCGCTCCTTTATCTTGAAGATAAGCCTCAATAGTGGAAAACTAGTGAATAACTCACACGCACTAACTTTAAATTCGCCGAAACAGATTAGCTCCTGCACATTTCCAAGAAATTCGCTCAGGATCTTTGCTTTTTGACCATTCCACAAACTCCTTGCCATCGGTTTCGTGCTGTTCGATCGCAATCTCGTCAACTCCTAATCGTTTACCCAATTGCTTTCTGTTCAATAACTCGCCTTGACTGTTCGTATTGCTAGATGGGACTGGGCGATCGCTGGCGAAATTTTGCTGTAATTGTGAAACCTGCTTTTTCAAGTCAGTGACTTCACCCCTTAAGTCCTCTACCATTGTAGTGAGGGGTTCGCTACTGGTAGTTTGACAAGAATCTAATCCAAAGTAGTCTTCTAGGATAACATTCACAGCATCAGCAATGGAGCTTAAACTCCGCTGCTCTTTAAACTGCTCTACACATTGATAAAGCTGTTGGGGAATGTAACTTACAATTTCAGTTTCAGTTGTCATCATCTCAATCTCCTACTAAAAAGGGTAGTAACGCACGGCTAGAAAGGGTCAGAACTAGCAATCAATTTCCTCATCATTTTTCTCTGCTTCAGGAGCGACTCGATCGCTCCATAGAGAAACTATTCCAAGTACAGATTTCTGGGAGAAAATGGCAAATACCTTGTTGGGCAAGTTCTTTTATGTGCAAACATTGTTCTGGGGAAAGAGACACGTTTTGACAGTTTATAGCTTCGGCGATCGCTGGCAATGTCAGGTAGATAGTTGTGTTGTTTAGACATTGAATAGCTTTGCTAAATGATAGGAACTTGCGAACAATTGTTGTGTTATTACGCTCTGGATTTAGATGTCCGACCAAACTAGAATTTCTGCCAAAATTCAAACTTAATTGATCGCTCATCGTTGCTATCGGTGAAGAGTCGAAACTTGCAGCATTTGTAACAAAAAATTGTGTTCTACCTTTGGGTACTAAATTATTTTTTGAGTTCGGCGATCGCTTGTTGGTTGAACTCCTCTCGCCAAGCCTGATTCGCTCGCAGAGAATTTGTAGGTCTCCATACAGAAAGTCTTTTTGGTTGTCTACGTCTAAAGTTAGGGTATAAAAGTGGAAAATTTGGGTAGAAAGAAGATTGAGAGAAATACATCTTCAGATTGCTGACTCAAGCGATAGATATCTTTTGCCCCAGGTATATCTACTGCACCAGCACAAGTATATAGGCAAAAACAACAGGAGAGAGTGAAAATTGGGGCTATTGCGCTGACGGATTATGTTAGGGAAGAGGATCGCAGGCTGGCTCTTCAAGCTGGTTTCCAACTGTATCTAACTTAGCCAGTTGATTCAAAAGAATTGATTGCAGCTATTGCTAGCCTTGCTCAAAGCAGCGAATGACTTTAACGTTTTTCACACTCAGCTTGAACGACCGAGTTCTCCACCACTTCTCCACGATTGAAATCTATCCTTAATTGAAAGCTCGAATTGAAGCACAATACAGGATATGCGATCGCCAATCCGATTATAAAAAAGCGGGTAGTGCTCAAGATGTAATGATGGAGAAGTAGAACTCTTGCTGATTTTTTTCTCTCATGCCTGCCTGCCCCATTTGTGCATCTTCTCAAACAGTCAAAAATGGTCGAATTCACAACGGTAAACAACGGTTCAAATGTCATGAATGCGGTCGGCAATTCGTAGAACATCCCCAAAAGAAGGTGATAGACCAAAACACACGGGAGTGGATTGACCGATTGCTGTTGGAGCGGATTTCCCTTGCTGGAATTGCTCGTGTAGCGCAGGTGTCTGAGCAATGGCTGCAAAGCTACGTTAATCAGAAATATGCTCAGGTGCCTCGGCAAGTGCAGGTGACACCCAAAAAAGGGGTGCTAACGATTCAGTGTGATGAGTTGTGGTCATTTGTAGACCACAAAGGCAACAAACAATGGGTTTGGTTAGCTCTGGATGCAGACACGCGTGAAATTGTTGGCGTTTACATTGGTACACGAGACGAAACGGCAGCTCGTCAATTGTGAAATTCTTTGCCCCCAGTCTACCGTCAATGTGCAGTTGCTTACACCGATTTTTGGGCAGCCTACGCAGCAGTTTTACCGAATAAGCGGCATCGTGCAGTCGGCAAAGAGACGGGCAAGACCAGTTATGTTGAGCGCTTCAACAACACGCTCAGGCAACGGGTGTCTCGATTGGTGCGAAAAACCTTGTCCTTTTCTAGGTCATTGGAGAATCATATTGGGGCTATTTGGTATTTTGTGCATTACTACAATGCATCATTACTTGTTTAGCACTACCGAAACTTAATAGCAATCGCATTGAACTTTAACAGAATTTGGCACTAAGAGAATCAAATGCTTTAGAACAAAATCCATATGTTTAGTCAAGACCGAAAACTAACTTTTGCAAATATCATTAATAGTCAATCTTAGCAATACCTAGTACT
This genomic interval carries:
- a CDS encoding IS630 family transposase (programmed frameshift), which encodes MVKKYIVDLSVEERAELEQFSTTGRHAADQITRARILLKADSNQRGGSWHDKDIAAALDVGVTTVERVRRRFVEFGLKASLVRQPGGGRKQRCLNGEQEAHLVALVCSDAPNGRARWTMRLLADQMVQLGYVESVSHETVRQALKKTKLQPWRQECWVIPPEQNAEFVCQMESVLQVYQQCYHPDFPVVCLDEASKQLVKETVEPVAVKQRQPMRQDYKYERNGTANLFILCEPIVGWRHLKVTKRRTAVDYAYLLRDLVDIHYPDALLITVVQDNLNTHSPSSLYKAFEPAEARRILNRLEFCHTPKHGSWLNMAEIELSILARQCLNRRIPEFAVLQTEVAAWQEQRNHEQTWINWRFNTADARVKLHRLYPSIKA
- a CDS encoding DUF748 domain-containing protein, with the protein product MTHFPDRPPEPDSHQRLWLLLGRSSIAIGALLLLAFVGGVSWGWIFINQRLVPLVERNLEQILGRPVDIGLVERLSLNSLRFSSASLPATPTDPDRLTADAVEVHFDPLPLLFNRRLELNITLDQPDIYIEQAKNGQWVSTQIKTPEGGAGFIQTDLETIRVRDADIVLVPNPEPGRPKGAVAIADVSGVARFLEENQRIKFELTGQPNTGGKLAIAGETRPAALQQTTLNIQAQNLLAADISRLIDLPINLQAGRVDGDLRVQLQPEGQPAIAGTASLNNVTAKIENVPNLFTNTQRKLLFQQDRTIALKNVTTHYGKIPVQIGGTLNTQKGYNLSGKVKAVSVNNLLNTLNVKSPFPTAGNITADIQLQDAIAKPILSGTASTIKTAQIDRIPFKDISGRFRLTTAGGTPEITFANIRATPTVGGQITGKGQIQLGTQPKVAFNFQGQNVPGNAVAKLYGTSPPIEIGDVSATAQISGSPGNIRTVAQLQAPEATYPGTAEVVVTNEGTLIRDAVFQVAGGTVTANGQINRNRQFQAVVNTSGVQLNSFSPQLRGQLSANNLRVSGNSFQLSDIQAQGQVRFSQGLALIEQPLTAQIRWNGEQIIVQKATAPGFNASGTVAVRLPQKEAPQIAGFNLDVQARDYDLQDLRLNLPGNVLSGNN